Proteins from a genomic interval of Desulfurobacterium sp. TC5-1:
- the trmFO gene encoding FADH(2)-oxidizing methylenetetrahydrofolate--tRNA-(uracil(54)-C(5))-methyltransferase TrmFO, with product MKKVNVIGAGLAGSEAAWYLAQKGIPVTLYEMRPKKLTPAHKTELFGELVCSNTLGGIDETTARGLLKKEMEILNSLIVEAAKKTAVPAGGALAVNRKDFATYITEKISQHPLIEVTREEVTKIPENEITIVATGPLTSDSLSQYLTEFLGEKSLSFYDAIAPIVYADTIDYSKCFWGSRYGKGGNDYLNCPMTEEEYERFYNALMEAEKVPLKEFEKEAYFEGCMPIEEMAERGKETLLFGPLKPVGLIDPKTGKRPFAVVQLRKENREGTLLNMVGFQTKLTYPAQKKVFRLIPGLENVEFARYGSIHRNTFINSPKLLLPTLQLKKNPNILFAGQITGVEGYPESAASGIIAGINAAKLLKGETPVSPPPTTMIGGLLKYITEADSKRFQPMNANFGLLPPVKAKGKRVRRKIQAEKALKDMKRWAGNVL from the coding sequence ATGAAAAAAGTAAATGTAATCGGTGCAGGATTGGCGGGAAGCGAAGCGGCGTGGTATTTAGCGCAAAAAGGCATTCCCGTTACTCTTTACGAAATGAGACCTAAAAAACTGACCCCTGCTCACAAAACAGAACTTTTTGGAGAGCTCGTCTGCAGCAACACACTTGGCGGAATTGACGAAACAACCGCAAGAGGTCTCCTGAAAAAAGAGATGGAAATCCTCAATTCACTCATAGTTGAAGCAGCTAAAAAAACAGCCGTTCCAGCAGGCGGTGCACTTGCGGTGAACAGAAAAGACTTTGCAACTTATATAACAGAAAAAATATCGCAACATCCTCTCATAGAAGTTACCAGAGAAGAAGTTACAAAAATTCCTGAAAACGAAATTACAATAGTGGCAACAGGCCCCTTAACTTCAGATTCCCTTTCTCAATACCTAACTGAATTTCTTGGAGAAAAATCTCTTTCTTTCTACGACGCCATAGCACCCATTGTCTATGCTGATACAATCGACTACTCAAAATGTTTCTGGGGTTCACGGTACGGTAAAGGAGGCAACGACTATCTAAACTGTCCAATGACCGAGGAAGAGTACGAACGGTTCTACAACGCCTTAATGGAAGCGGAAAAAGTCCCTCTAAAAGAGTTTGAAAAGGAAGCCTACTTTGAAGGATGCATGCCCATAGAGGAGATGGCAGAAAGGGGAAAAGAAACACTGCTTTTTGGACCTCTTAAACCTGTGGGATTAATAGATCCTAAAACGGGCAAAAGGCCTTTCGCCGTAGTTCAACTAAGGAAAGAAAACAGAGAAGGCACACTGCTTAACATGGTAGGATTTCAGACAAAACTTACCTATCCTGCACAGAAAAAGGTGTTTAGACTCATCCCGGGTCTTGAAAACGTTGAATTTGCAAGGTATGGTAGCATTCACAGAAATACATTTATAAACTCTCCTAAACTATTGCTTCCAACCCTTCAACTGAAGAAAAACCCAAACATTCTCTTTGCTGGACAGATAACAGGTGTAGAAGGCTATCCTGAATCTGCCGCAAGTGGCATAATCGCAGGAATAAATGCGGCAAAACTTTTAAAAGGTGAAACACCGGTATCACCACCCCCTACAACAATGATAGGCGGTTTGTTAAAATACATAACGGAAGCTGACTCTAAAAGGTTTCAACCTATGAACGCAAATTTTGGTCTTCTTCCACCTGTTAAAGCAAAAGGTAAAAGGGTTAGACGAAAAATACAGGCAGAAAAAGCTCTAAAGGATATGAAAAGATGGGCTGGAAACGTTTTATAG